A single genomic interval of Drosophila virilis strain 15010-1051.87 chromosome 2, Dvir_AGI_RSII-ME, whole genome shotgun sequence harbors:
- the AP-1sigma gene encoding AP-1 complex subunit sigma-2 isoform X4, which produces MMLFMLLFSRQGKLRLQKWYMAYPDKTKKKITRELVTTILARKPKMCSFLEWKDCKIVYKRYASLYFCCAIEQNDNELLTLEIIHRYVELLDKYFGSVCELDIIFNFEKAYFILDELLIGGEIQETSKKNVLKAIASQDLLQEQEEFFYSLQ; this is translated from the exons ATG ATGCTTTTCATGCTGCTGTTCAGCCGTCAGGGCAAATTGCGGCTGCAAAAATGGTATATGGCCTATCCGGACAAGACCAAAAAGAAGATAACACGTGAGCTGGTCACAACGATATTGGCGCGCAAGCCCAAGATGTGCTCGTTTCTCGAGTGGAAGGATTGCAAAATAGTCTACAAGCG CTATGCCAGCTTGTATTTCTGCTGCGCCATCGAGCAGAACGACAACGAGCTGCTGACACTGGAGATAATCCATCGCTATGTCGAGCTGCTGGATAAGTATTTTGGCAGC GTCTGCGAACTGGATATCATATTCAATTTTGAGAAAGCGTATTTCATATTGGATGAGTTGTTGATCGGCGGCGAGATTCAGGAGACATCGAAGAAGAATGTCCTGAAAGCGATTGCCTCACAGGATCTGCTACAAGAG CAAGAAGAGTTCTTTTACTCACTGCAATAG
- the AP-1sigma gene encoding AP-1 complex subunit sigma-2 isoform X3 encodes MLFMLLFSRQGKLRLQKWYMAYPDKTKKKITRELVTTILARKPKMCSFLEWKDCKIVYKRYASLYFCCAIEQNDNELLTLEIIHRYVELLDKYFGSVCELDIIFNFEKAYFILDELLIGGEIQETSKKNVLKAIASQDLLQEDETPQSFFDDHGLG; translated from the exons ATGCTTTTCATGCTGCTGTTCAGCCGTCAGGGCAAATTGCGGCTGCAAAAATGGTATATGGCCTATCCGGACAAGACCAAAAAGAAGATAACACGTGAGCTGGTCACAACGATATTGGCGCGCAAGCCCAAGATGTGCTCGTTTCTCGAGTGGAAGGATTGCAAAATAGTCTACAAGCG CTATGCCAGCTTGTATTTCTGCTGCGCCATCGAGCAGAACGACAACGAGCTGCTGACACTGGAGATAATCCATCGCTATGTCGAGCTGCTGGATAAGTATTTTGGCAGC GTCTGCGAACTGGATATCATATTCAATTTTGAGAAAGCGTATTTCATATTGGATGAGTTGTTGATCGGCGGCGAGATTCAGGAGACATCGAAGAAGAATGTCCTGAAAGCGATTGCCTCACAGGATCTGCTACAAGAG GACGAAACACCGCAAAGTTTCTTTGATGATCATGGCCTTGGCTAA
- the Aos1 gene encoding SUMO-activating enzyme subunit 1: protein MKMDVDKNTEEAGVELTEAENELYDRQIRLWGLESQKRLRTANILISGLNGLGAEITKNIILSGVNLVKLHDDKLVTEEDFCSQFLAPRESLGLNRAEASLTRARALNPMVDISADTQPLKEKTAEFFGQFDVVVINGASNEELLRIDTICRDLGVKFFATDVWGMFGFHYAGLQKHSYVENVFKYKVVSKPNEKVKYETVSTPVQREVEYPAYSNWLDFDINAPSYQRKLRRDGPGIILLRVLQTFRSENKRDPHYKTRTADIALLEQIRDELAPNSTLTSDALGLLFAQISPAVAVVGGVVAQEIIKVVTKMEAPHRNLFIFNPETCVGYVEAIGVN from the exons atgaaaatggaCGTGGATAAAAACACGGAAGAAGCTGGCGTTGAGCTCACCGAAGCCGAAAatgagctatatgatagacaAATACGACTTTGGGGCTTAGAATCACAGAAACG ACTGCGCACTGCAAATATATTGATTTCCGGTCTGAATGGACTTGGTGCCGAAATTACCAAGAATATCATTTTGTCTGGTGTGAACTTGGTGAAATTGCACGATGACAAATTGGTTACCGAGGAGGATTTCTGCTCACAATTTCTGGCGCCACGTGAATCGCTGGGCCTCAACCGGGCCGAGGCATCGTTGACACGTGCCCGTGCCCTCAATCCGATGGTGGACATATCCGCCGACACTCAGCCATTGAAGGAGAAGACGGCTGAGTTCTTTGGCCAATTCGATGTGGTCGTCATAAACGGCGCCAGCAACGAGGAGCTATTGCGCATCGACACCATATGCCGAGATTTGGGCGTTAAGTTTTTTGCCACTGACGTTTGGGGCATGTTTGGCTTCCATTATGCCGGCTTGCAGAAGCACAGTTACGTGGA GAACGTTTTCAAGTACAAGGTTGTCTCGAAGCCAAATGAGAAAGTCAAATACGAAACGGTGTCCACTCCGGTGCAACGTGAGGTCGAGTATCCGGCGTACTCCAACTGGCTAGACTTCGATATTAATGCTCCTAGCTACCAGCGCAAGCTGCGTCGCGATGGTCCCGGCATCATCCTGTTGCGCGTTCTACAAACCTTCCGCAGCGAGAACAAGCGTGATCCCCACTACAAGACCAGAACGGCGGATATTGCGCTGCTGGAGCAGATCCGAGACGAGCTGGCACCAAATTCCACTCTCACCAGCGATGCACTTGGCTTGCTCTTCGCACAGATCTCACCAGCAGTCGCTGTCGTTGGCGGCGTTGTGGCACAGGAGATTATCAAGGTGGTGACCAAAATGGAAGCTCCTCATCGAAATTTGTTCATCTTCAATCCAGAAACTTGCGTGGGCTATGTGGAAGCCATTGGCGTCAACTAA
- the AP-1sigma gene encoding AP-1 complex subunit sigma-2 isoform X2 gives MMLFMLLFSRQGKLRLQKWYMAYPDKTKKKITRELVTTILARKPKMCSFLEWKDCKIVYKRYASLYFCCAIEQNDNELLTLEIIHRYVELLDKYFGSVCELDIIFNFEKAYFILDELLIGGEIQETSKKNVLKAIASQDLLQEDEAVEGTLRDIGLL, from the exons ATG ATGCTTTTCATGCTGCTGTTCAGCCGTCAGGGCAAATTGCGGCTGCAAAAATGGTATATGGCCTATCCGGACAAGACCAAAAAGAAGATAACACGTGAGCTGGTCACAACGATATTGGCGCGCAAGCCCAAGATGTGCTCGTTTCTCGAGTGGAAGGATTGCAAAATAGTCTACAAGCG CTATGCCAGCTTGTATTTCTGCTGCGCCATCGAGCAGAACGACAACGAGCTGCTGACACTGGAGATAATCCATCGCTATGTCGAGCTGCTGGATAAGTATTTTGGCAGC GTCTGCGAACTGGATATCATATTCAATTTTGAGAAAGCGTATTTCATATTGGATGAGTTGTTGATCGGCGGCGAGATTCAGGAGACATCGAAGAAGAATGTCCTGAAAGCGATTGCCTCACAGGATCTGCTACAAGAG GACGAAGCTGTTGAGGGCACTTTAAGAGACATTGGACTACTCTAA
- the LOC6630789 gene encoding putative fatty acyl-CoA reductase CG5065, translating to MELLHNETDSDSGVSDIANFYAGKTILITGATGFMGKVLVEKLLRSCANLNAIYLLIRTKKGVEPSVRKEQYFRCVIFSKLLEKNPDIVHKVRIVKGDVLEPDLGLNANDINTLASTVEIVFHCAANVRFDQPLRPMVNMNVLGTLKVLQLAEKMSHLLALIHVSTSYCQCNESVLEERAYPAPQNPFAIIEMVETMDDAGLAEITPKLLNGLPNTYAYSKALSEDLICRYNKKLPIIVTRPSIVTAAIHEPMPGWIEGVNGPTGLMIGAARGVIRSMHCNPDYASTVIPVDKAINGMILCGYQRGKVSAGSKAGQQSQVEFCNLCISSKALMSWGESIETGRKFFYETPLSFALWYPGGSIKRNYYHHLFCVIFFHYLPAYFIDFWLLIFGQKPFLVNVQRKISTGLKLLQYYTTKDWDFRNEKFQEMSNTLNATDQELFDTSVSQVNWETYISNYIRGMRTYILGESDATLPYAKKVLRRLYILDWVSKILFFTLTFWFLWTHLDGFVEKSDAFIRSSLYSIYSEHNSTIHT from the exons ATGGAGCTACTGCACAACGAAACCGATTCGGATTCCGGCGTATCGGATATTGCCAATTTCTATGCCGGCAAAACGATATTGATAACGGGCGCCACGGGCTTCATGGGCAAAGTTCTTGTAGAGAAACTGTTGCGCAGCTGCGCGAATCTGAATGCCATCTATCTGTTGATACGCACCAAGAAGGGCGTCGAGCCGAGCGTGCGCAAGGAGCAGTATTTCCGCTGTGTC ATTTTCAGCAAACTGTTGGAGAAGAATCCCGACATCGTGCATAAGGTGCGCATTGTAAAGGGCGATGTGCTCGAACCGGACCTTGGCCTGAACGCCAATGACATAAACACGCTCGCCTCCACCGTGGAGATTGTGTTCCATTGTGCGGCCAATGTGCGCTTCGATCAGCCGCTGCGTCCGATGGTCAACATGAATGTGCTGGGCACACTGAAGGTGCTCCAGCTGGCCGAGAAGATGAGCCATCTGCTTGCCCTAATACATGTATCCACCTCGTATTGTCAGTGCAATGAGAGCGTGCTGGAGGAGCGCGCCTATCCGGCGCCACAGAATCCCTTTGCCATCATCGAAATGGTCGAGACCATGGACGATGCCGGCCTGGCGGAAATAACACCCAA ATTGCTCAACGGTTTGCCCAACACGTACGCTTACAGCAAGGCGCTGTCCGAAGATCTAATTTGCAGATATAACAAAAAGCTGCCCATTATCGTCACAAGGCCTTCCATCG TGACGGCGGCCATACACGAGCCCATGCCCGGATGGATTGAGGGCGTGAACGGACCAACCGGTCTAATGATTGGGGCCGCGCGTGGTGTCATCCGTTCGATGCACTGCAATCCGGACTATGCCTCCACGGTGATACCCGTCGACAAGGCCATCAACGGTATGATACTCTGCGGCTATCAGCGCGGCAAGGTCAGCGCCGGCTCGAAGGCTGGCCAACAGAGTCAGGTGGAGTTTTGCAATCTGTGCATCTCCAGCAAGGCGCTGATGTCCTGGGGCGAGAGCATTGAGACGGGTCGCAAGTTTTTCTACGAAACGCCGCTTAGCTTTGCGCTCTGGTATCCGGGTGGTTCCATCAAGAGAAACTATTACCATCATCTATTTTGCGTCATCTTCTTTCATTATTTGCCTGCCTACTTTATTGATTTCTGGTTGTTGATCTTCGGCCAGAAGCCATT CTTGGTGAACGTTCAGCGGAAAATCTCCACCGGGTTAAAGCTATTGCAGTACTATACAACAAAAGACTGGGACTTTAGAAATGAGAAATTTCAGGAGATGAGCAACACACTAAATGCCACGGACCAAGAACTGTTCGACACATCGGTTAGCCAGGTCAACTGGGAGACTTATATTAGCAACTATATACGTGGCATGCGCACCTATATTCTGGGCGAAAGTGATGCCACGTTACCGTACGCTAAAAAAGTGCTGAGACGTCTGTATATCCTGGATTGGGTCAGTAAGATTTTGTTCTTTACTTTAACGTTTTGGTTCTTGTGGACACATTTGGATGGATTTGTGGAGAAAAGCGATGCATTTATACGATCATCACTGTATAGTATCTATAGTGAACACAACTctacaatacatacataa
- the AP-1sigma gene encoding AP-1 complex subunit sigma-2 isoform X1 produces MMLFMLLFSRQGKLRLQKWYMAYPDKTKKKITRELVTTILARKPKMCSFLEWKDCKIVYKRYASLYFCCAIEQNDNELLTLEIIHRYVELLDKYFGSVCELDIIFNFEKAYFILDELLIGGEIQETSKKNVLKAIASQDLLQEDETPQSFFDDHGLG; encoded by the exons ATG ATGCTTTTCATGCTGCTGTTCAGCCGTCAGGGCAAATTGCGGCTGCAAAAATGGTATATGGCCTATCCGGACAAGACCAAAAAGAAGATAACACGTGAGCTGGTCACAACGATATTGGCGCGCAAGCCCAAGATGTGCTCGTTTCTCGAGTGGAAGGATTGCAAAATAGTCTACAAGCG CTATGCCAGCTTGTATTTCTGCTGCGCCATCGAGCAGAACGACAACGAGCTGCTGACACTGGAGATAATCCATCGCTATGTCGAGCTGCTGGATAAGTATTTTGGCAGC GTCTGCGAACTGGATATCATATTCAATTTTGAGAAAGCGTATTTCATATTGGATGAGTTGTTGATCGGCGGCGAGATTCAGGAGACATCGAAGAAGAATGTCCTGAAAGCGATTGCCTCACAGGATCTGCTACAAGAG GACGAAACACCGCAAAGTTTCTTTGATGATCATGGCCTTGGCTAA
- the AP-1sigma gene encoding AP-1 complex subunit sigma-2 isoform X5, producing MMLFMLLFSRQGKLRLQKWYMAYPDKTKKKITRELVTTILARKPKMCSFLEWKDCKIVYKRYASLYFCCAIEQNDNELLTLEIIHRYVELLDKYFGSVCELDIIFNFEKAYFILDELLIGGEIQETSKKNVLKAIASQDLLQEDFNEYLN from the exons ATG ATGCTTTTCATGCTGCTGTTCAGCCGTCAGGGCAAATTGCGGCTGCAAAAATGGTATATGGCCTATCCGGACAAGACCAAAAAGAAGATAACACGTGAGCTGGTCACAACGATATTGGCGCGCAAGCCCAAGATGTGCTCGTTTCTCGAGTGGAAGGATTGCAAAATAGTCTACAAGCG CTATGCCAGCTTGTATTTCTGCTGCGCCATCGAGCAGAACGACAACGAGCTGCTGACACTGGAGATAATCCATCGCTATGTCGAGCTGCTGGATAAGTATTTTGGCAGC GTCTGCGAACTGGATATCATATTCAATTTTGAGAAAGCGTATTTCATATTGGATGAGTTGTTGATCGGCGGCGAGATTCAGGAGACATCGAAGAAGAATGTCCTGAAAGCGATTGCCTCACAGGATCTGCTACAAGAG GACTTCAATGAGTATTTAAactaa
- the GluProRS gene encoding bifunctional glutamate/proline--tRNA ligase, protein MSIKLKANVNNPPISGLATAHLINSSVPVEIVWSKETSLQFPDNRLLVCHSNNDVLRALARASPDHKLYGETAIERTQIDHWLSFSLTCEDDISWAMSFLDKSIAPVTYLVANKLTIADFALFNEMHSRYEFLSAKGIPQHVQRWYDLISAQPLIQKVLQSLPEEARVKRSTNEPAAKSGERKQEGKFVELPGAEMGKVVVRFPPEASGYLHIGHAKAALLNQYYALAFQGKLIMRFDDTNPAKETVEFENVILGDLELLQIKPDVFTHTSNYFDLMLEYCVQMLKEGKAYVDDTPPEQMKLEREQRVESANRSNTVEKNLSLWQQMLQGTEAGQKCCVRAKIDMSSPNGCMRDPTIYRCKNEPHPRTGTKYKVYPTYDFACPIVDAIENVTHTLRTMEYHDRDDQFYWFIDALKLRKPYIWEYSRLNMTNTVLSKRKLTWFVESGLVDGWDDPRFPTVRGIIRRGMTVEGLKEFIIAQGSSKSVVFMNWDKIWAFNKKVIDPIAPRYTALEHDKRIIVNVAGAKLEKVQVPVHPKDEKLGTKTVTLGPRIYIDYADAEALKEGENATFINWGNLLIKKVHKDAAGAITSVDAALNLDNKDFKKTLKLTWLAVEDDASAYPPTFCVYFDNIISKAVLGKDEDFKQYIGHKTRDEVQMLGDPELKKCKKGDIIQLQRRGFFKVDNAYAPPSPYTNVASPIILFSIPDGHTKDMPSSGLKINAAPTPAAKTNAASNKITNNTAELDKQIGQQGQPPPATTPASTDVATVLAQIAAQGDKVRDLKAAKADKTAIDAAVKTLLSLKADYKQLSGSDWKPGTTAPAVIKVKQEKSPEPVAASAVATLLDKIAQQGDKIRQLKSAKSEKSLIDAEVKLLLALKTDYKSLTGQEWKPGTVAPTAAAAAPVATIDLTADESSVGGGDIASILAKIQAQGDKIRQLKSAKAAKATIDPEVQTLLALKADYKKLTGKDWTPDAKVEAKVEMATSEKEQLTLDINAQGEKVRTAKGSNAAKDVIDEEVRKLLALKAKYKEVTGTDFPVAGRAGGAAKKAPKEPQQKAPKPAKKEAAAAVAAKPDAAAGVKKQTRLGLEATKEDNLPDWYSQVITKGELIEYYDVSGCYILRHWSFAIWKCIRNWFDAEITRMGVKECYFPIFVSKAALEREKTHIADFAPEVAWVTKSGDSDLAEPIAVRPTSETVMYPAYAKWIQSYRDLPIRLNQWNNVVRWEFKHPQPFLRTREFLWQEGHTAFASKAEADKEVLEILDLYAQVYTDLLAIPVVKGRKTEKEKFAGGDYTTTVEAFISASGRAIQGATSHHLGQNFSKMFEIVYEDPETQQKQYVYQNSWGITTRTIGVMIMVHADNQGLVLPPHVACVQAIVVPCGITVNTKDEERAQLLAACDKLEKRLNGAGVRCEGDYRDNYSPGWKFNHWELKGVPIRIELGPKDMQAKQIVAVRRDTGEKLTIALADVEKKIPALLETIHESMLAKAQLDLVSHTKIVSSWTDFCNQLENKNMLLAAFCGDTACEDKIKADSARGEEAEPGAPAMGAKTLCIPFDQPAKIVDSDKCINPACTNKPKFYTLFGRSY, encoded by the exons ATGTCTATTAAGCTAAAGGCAAACGTTAACAATCCACCCATAA GCGGTTTGGCAACGGCGCATTTGATCAACTCATCGGTGCCCGTGGAAATTGTTTGGAGCAAGGAAACCTCGTTGCAGTTCCCGGACAACCGTCTCCTGGTTTGCCACTCGAACAACGATGTGCTGCGCGCGCTGGCGCGTGCTTCGCCCGATCATAAGCTGTATGGCGAGACGGCGATTGAGCGCACACAGATCGATCACTGGCTGTCGTTCTCACTCACCTGCGAGGATGACATATCGTGGGCCATGTCCTTCCTGGACAAGTCCATTGCGCCCGTTACGTATTTGGTTGCCAATAAGCTGACCATTGCCGACTTTGCGCTGTTCAATGAAATGCACTCGCGCTACGAGTTCCTCTCCGCCAAGGGCATACCACAGCACGTGCAGCGCTGGTATGATCTGATCAGTGCCCAGCCCCTGATACAGAAGGTATTGCAGTCCCTGCCGGAGGAGGCGCGCGTCAAGCGTAGCACCAATGAGCCCGCGGCAAAGAGCGGCGAGCGCAAGCAGGAGGGCAAATTCGTAGAGCTGCCCGGCGCTGAGATGGGCAAAGTTGTGGTGCGCTTCCCGCCGGAGGCTTCCGGCTATTTGCACATTGGACACGCGAAGGCGGCGCTGCTCAATCAATACTACGCCCTGGCCTTCCAGGGCAAACTGATAATGCGTTTTGACGACACCAATCCTGCCAAAGAAACAGTAGAATTCGAAAATGTCATACTCGGGGATCTGGAGCTGTTGCAAATCAAGCCGGACGTCTTCACGCACACCTCCAACTACTTTGATCTCATGCTTGAATACTGCGTACAAATGTTGAAGGAGGGCAAGGCCTACGTGGACGATACGCCGCCCGAGCAAATGAAGCTGGAACGCGAACAGCGCGTCGAGTCCGCGAATCGTTCCAACA CTGTTGAAAAGAATCTGTCGCTGTGGCAGCAGATGCTGCAGGGCACTGAGGCTGGCCAAAAGTGCTGTGTGCGCGCCAAGATTGACATGTCCTCGCCCAACGGCTGCATGCGTGATCCGACCATATATCGCTGCAAGAACGAGCCACATCCGCGCACAGGCACCAAATACAA GGTCTATCCTACTTATGACTTTGCCTGCCCCATTGTGGATGCCATTGAGAATGTGACGCACACGTTGCGCACCATGGAGTACCACGACCGGGATGATCAGTTCTATTGGTTTATCGATGCACTGAAACTGCGCAAGCCTTACATCTGGGAATACAGTCGGCTTAATATGACGAATACGGTGCTGTCAAAACGGAAACTCACGTGGTTTGTGGAATCGGGCCTGGTGGATGGCTGGGACGATCCACGTTTTCCCACGGTGCGCGGCATCATACGACGTGGCATGACGGTCGAGGGACTCAAGGAGTTCATCATTGCCCAGGGAAGCAGCAAATCGGTGGTCTTTATGAACTGGGATAAGATCTGGGCGTTCAACAAGAAGGTCATTGATCCCATTGCGCCGCGTTACACGGCACTCGAGCACGACAAGCGTATCATTGTGAACGTGGCAGGTGCCAAGTTGGAGAAGGTGCAGGTGCCTGTGCATCCCAAGGACGAGAAACTTGGCACAAAGACGGTCACATTGGGTCCGCGCATTTACATAGACTATGCGGACGCTGAGGCGCTCAAAGAGGGCGAGAACGCGACCTTCATCAACTGGGGCAATTTGCTCATCAAGAAGGTGCACAAGGATGCCGCCGGCGCCATCACCTCGGTGGATGCAGCGCTCAATTTGGACAACAAGGACTTTAAGAAGACCTTGAAACTCACCTGGCTCGCTGTAGAGGACGATGCCAGCGCCTATCCGCCCACGTTTTGCGTCTACTTTGATAACATCATCAGCAAAGCGGTCCTGGGCAAGGACGAGGACTTCAAGCAGTACATTGGCCACAAGACGCGCGACGAAGTCCAGATGCTCGGCGATCCCGAGCTCAAGAAATGCAAAAAGGGCGACATCATTCAGCTGCAACGTCGCGGCTTCTTCAAGGTGGACAACGCATATGCCCCGCCCAGTCCCTACACAAATGTCGCCTCGCCCATCATACTCTTCTCCATACCCGATGGCCACACAAAGGACATGCCCTCCTCGGGTCTAAAGATCAACGCTGCTCCGACGCCGGCTGCCAAAACAAAC GCTGCCAGCAATAAGATCACGAATAACACGGCCGAATTGGACAAACAGATTGGCCAGCAGGGCCAACCACCACCTGCCACCACTCCAGCCTCCACAGACGTTGCCACTGTGCTGGCCCAAATAGCTGCCCAGGGCGACAAGGTGCGCGATCTGAAGGCAGCCAAGGCGGACAAGACCGCAATCGATGCCGCCGTCAAGACGCTGCTGAGCTTAAAGGCCGACTACAAGCAGCTCAGCGGCAGCGACTGGAAGCCGGGCACCACAGCGCCTGCCGTCATCAAGGTTAAGCAGGAAAAGTCACCGGAACCCGTTGCGGCCAGTGCCGTGGCCACATTGCTGGACAAGATCGCGCAGCAGGGCGACAAGATCCGGCAGCTGAAGTCGGCGAAGTCGGAAAAGTCGCTGATCGACGCCGAGGTAAAGTTGCTCTTGGCTCTGAAGACGGACTACAAAAGTCTGACTGGTCAGGAGTGGAAGCCAGGCACCGTAGCGcccacagctgcagcagctgcaccagTTGCGACCATTGACCTGACTGCTGACGAGTCCAGCGTTGGCGGTGGCGACATTGCCAGCATCTTGGCCAAGATTCAAGCGCAGGGCGATAAAATTCGTCAGCTAAAGTCGGCAAAGGCAGCCAAGGCCACAATCGATCCCGAGGTACAAACGCTGCTGGCTCTGAAGGCGGATTACAAAAAGCTAACGGGCAAAGATTGGACACCTGACGCCAAGGTAGAGGCTAAAGTGGAGATGGCTACGTCGGAGAAGGAGCAGCTGACGCTGGACATTAATGCGCAGGGCGAAAAGGTGCGCACTGCCAAGGGCAGCAATGCTGCCAAGGATGTCATCGATGAGGAGGTGCGCAAGCTATTGGCGCTTAAGGCCAAGTACAAGGAGGTCACGGGTACCGATTTTCCCGTTGCTGGTCGAGCTGGAGGCGCCGCCAAGAAGGCGCCCAAGGAGCCACAGCAGAAGGCCCCTAAGCCAGCCAagaaagaagcagcagctgctgttgctgccaaaCCAGATGCCGCCGCTGGCGTGAAAAAACAAACCCGTTTGGGTCTGGAGGCGACGAAAGAGGACAATCTGCCGGATTGGTACTCGCAAGTGATAACCAAGGGTGAACTGATTGAATACTACGATGTGTCCGGCTGCTATATACTGCGCCATTGGTCCTTTGCCATTTGGAAGTGCATCAGGAACTGGTTCGATGCGGAGATCACGCGTATGGGCGTCAAGGAGTGCTACTTCCCCATCTTTGTATCAAAGGCGGCGCTGGAGCGTGAGAAGACCCACATAGCGGACTTTGCCCCGGAAGTTGCCTGGGTTACCAAGTCGGGTGATTCCGACTTGGCCGAGCCAATTGCTGTGCGTCCCACCTCGGAAACTGTTATGTACCCCGCCTATGCCAAGTGGATACAATCCTACAGAGATTTGCCCATCCGCCTCAATCAGTGGAACAATGTTGTG CGCTGGGAATTCAAGCATCCGCAACCTTTCCTGCGCACACGCGAGTTCCTCTGGCAGGAGGGCCACACGGCGTTCGCCAGTAAGGCCGAGGCCGACAAGGAAGTTCTAGAGATTTTAGATTTATACGCGCAAGTCTATACGGATCTGCTGGCCATACCTGTCGTGAAGGGCCGCAAAACCGAAAAGGAGAAGTTCGCCGGCGGTGACTATACCACGACAGTGGAGGCATTCATTTCTGCCTCGGGCCGTGCCATCCAGGGTGCGACCAGTCATCACTTGGGCCAAAACTTCTCCAAGATGTTCGAGATTGTGTACGAGGATCCGGAGACGCAGCAGAAGCAGTATGTCTACCAGAACTCGTGGGGTATTACAACGCGCACGATTGGCGTCATGATCATGGTGCATGCGGACAATCAGGGCCTGGTGCTGCCGCCGCATGTGGCCTGTGTGCAGGCTATTGTCGTGCCCTGCGGCATTACGGTGAACACCAAGGACGAGGAGCGCGCCCAGCTGCTGGCGGCTTGTGACAAGCTGGAGAAGCGTCTGAATGGCGCCGGCGTGCGCTGCGAGGGCGATTACCGTGACAATTACTCGCCCGGCTGGAAGTTCAATCACTGGGAGCTCAAGGGTGTGCCCATACGCATCGAGCTGGGCCCCAAGGATATGCAGGCCAAGCAGATTGTCGCTGTGCGCCGTGACACCGGCGAAAAGCTGACCATTGCCCTGGCCGATGTGGAAAAGAAGATTCCCGCTCTGCTCGAAACCATACACGAGAGCATGCTAGCCAAGGCGCAGCTGGATCTGGTGTCGCACACGAAGATTGTCAGCAGCTGGACCGATTTCTGCAATCAGCTGGAAAACAAGAATATGCTGCTCGCCGCCTTCTGCGGCGACACGGCCTGCGAGGACAAAATCAAAGCGGACAGTGCACGCGGCGAGGAGGCCGAACCCGGCGCACCGGCCATGGGCGCCAAGACGCTGTGCATACCCTTCGACCAGCCCGCGAAGATTGTCGACAGCGACAAGTGCATCAATCCCGCCTGCACAAACAAGCCCAAGTTCTACACGCTGTTCGGACGCAGCTACTAA